In Methanosphaera sp. WGK6, the sequence TGAAGTATGTATGATTAACATAAAACCCATGTGCAAATATAACTGTTGGATATTTCTTGTTTTCATATGGGATATATGCAAGTCCATATATTTTTTCACCAGTACATGTGCAACTTACTTGTTTTATCATATTATCCTTATTTTAAAAATTAGATTAATAAATTGTTGTATATAATTATGTTAATAATAGTGTTAATAGTTTATGAGATTTATAAAAAAAAGAGTGGGGGTTTATGATTTATTCATTAATTAAACAATCAACTTTAGTTATTTCAGAATCAATATTGCTTCCATGTATTGCAATTGCTTTTTTAATATCTGCACCTTCACATAATTTATGAATATCTCTCATTACACGACCTATTTCTGATCCTTCATGTGTTATGACTGTTTTTACTGTTTTTTGTTCAAAGTCAAGTTTTTCTAGTTGAGAAAACATTGCCATAGGTAGTGTTTCCCACCAATTTGGTGAGCATATGTAAATTTCATCATACTCATTTATATTATCCAAGTATTTTTTAAGTTCAGGTCTTGCATTGTTTTTTAGTTCTTCTTCTGCAATTTCTGTGGTTTTCATATAATCTTTTGGATATTCTTGTATTGTTTCTACTTTGAATGTATCTGCACCTGTTTTTTCTTGAATGTAATTTGTTATTCTTTCTGCATTTCCAATAGGTAAATTAATTATTTCTCCATTTGAGTAGTTTTCTCCATTACGTGAATAGTATATTATTAATGGTTTTGACATAATTTATCCTCCCCGTTACATATTTCATTTACAATTGCTAATGCATTGAGTGTTCTTGGAAAACCAATATATGGCATTAAAGTTGTTATCGCATATATAAGTGTTTGTTTATCATTTCCTACAGTTAGATTTGCTGCAGTATGTCCTCTTAGTTGATTTTCACATCCTCTAAGAGATAATAGTATTGTGAATGTTATTAGTTCTCTATCTTGATCTGTGAGTCCTGTTCTAGTATAAAAATCTCCAAAACAGAAGCCTTCTAAGTAGTCATTAAAGTGTTTTTGTCCATTTGGTGTATTTTCATTCATTGTGTTGATATTTTCTTCTCCAAAGTAGTCTACTTGTATGTTATGTCCTTTTTGTTTCCTGTTTTCATGATTTGTTGTTGATTGTCCTGGTAGTGGTATATCTATTCCTATTTCGTCAAATACTTGGTTTGTTATATCTATAAAATCATATACTTTGGATAGTCCTGCATATGGTATTGTTTGGTATAATACTTCTTTTATTTCTATTGCTTTAATACCTATATTTACTGCTGATTGTAGCATGATTTCATATAATTTTGTGGATTGGTTTGTTATTAGCGTTGCTAGTATTATTAGCATTTTACTTCGGTCGGGTAGTAGGCTGTTTTCTTCTACTTCATCATATATGAAGTTTCTTAGTATTTCTGCTAATTCTGGGTCTGTTTCTTCTAGTGTTGAATTGTAATTTTGTAAAAATTTTTCATAGTTTTCTTTTGCTTTACTTGTTAATTGCATAATATTACCTCTATATATATACTATATATTATTATGAGTTATATATACATTGTGTTGAAAAAATAGATTCAAAGATATTAAAGAAGTCATGAAAAAAAGAATAAAAAAAATGAGAAATTAAGAAGAAAATTATCTCCCTAATTTGATAATTTAGTCTTAGAGTAACTTGAAGGTTTATTCATATTATATAATAAACTAGTCCAACTTGGAGAAGTAGATCCCCAATAGTTACCATTAATAGACTTAATAGTTCCACCATTAGATATTGCACTTCCAGCAGCACTTGCAACATTACTTATGAAATTATTTTTATTTGCTGTTAAATTACCTACAGTTACAATAGCTCCTCCACCATTATATGTACCTATAGCATGGTTTGATGTGAAATTACTATTTGTAATTGTAGCATTAGCATCTATCATCATAGCTCCACCAGCAGATGAATTAGTACTGTTTGCAACATTGCTTGTGAATACTGCTTTAGTTATATTTAATGATGAACCTTCAAAGTAGAATGCTCCACCATATACTGTTTTACCTTTAGCTAAGTTATTTGTAAATCTTGTGTAACTAGAAGTTAATGTACCACTATAGAAGTACACTGCTCCACCAATAGACATACCTGTTGAAGTTGCCTTATTAGCTGTAAATACACTGTTTACATAGGATGCATAAGTTATATAATTATATGTTGCTCCACCATAGGTATTTTTTCCAGTTGCTGTGTTTGAACGGAAAGTAGAGTTATATACTAATAATATTGTATTTTGATTATATAATGCTCCAGCACCAGCTACAGAGTTAGTTGATTTAGCAGAATTACTATTAAATGTAGTATTTAATACATATAACTGACCATTAAAGTTAGCTACTGCTCCACCAAATACATATCCTGTTCCAGATACAGTATTATTTATAAATGTATTATTATTTAATGATAAATTACCAGATACTTTCTTAATTGCTCCACCTGTTGCATTTACTCCCGTTGCTGTATTATTTATAAATGTACAGTTATAAACTGTTGTATTTGAATTTATCAAGTATAATGCAGTTCCACCAGCATTATTTCCTGATGCTGCATTGTTAATGAATTTTATATCCACTAATACAATATTATTTCCAGTATTAATTATAGTAGAATCACTTGTTTTATACATTTTATTATTTCTAATTGTTGTATTATACATTACAAGATATCCTGTTGCATATATAGCAGATGCGGATAAACTTTCATTTGCTTTAAGATTATCAAATACACAATTATCCACATATATTACACCAATAGATGAAACTGTACCTGTTAATGAGGAAGCAGTAGTGGAATTTGTAAATGTTATATTTCTAATATTTACTGTGGATTCATTACCATTATTTGCAAATAAGTACCCTTTTTTATTACTACCTGATAATATTACTGAGTTAGGATTACTTAAACCAGTTATATTAACAGAACGTGTAGTGGTTAGATTATTTTCATAATATGTTCCAGCAGTTACATATACTGTACCATTAATAGCTACATGACTTAATGCATATCCAATTGTTTTATATGGACTTGATTTACTACCAATATTTGAATTATTACCATTTTTACTTACGTAAACTTCATTTAATCCTTTTACAGTTATACTTCCCGTATATGTGGATCTGTTATATGCACCATTTCCATTATATACTACTTTTAGTGTAATATTACTATTAGCAAATGTATTTGCTGGTTTATATGTGAATTTTACAGAACCATTTGTTAAATTATATGTACCAATTACTGCATTATTTACACTTACAGTTACACTTCCTGTACCAACAGCTTTTCCATTATTATCAGTTACATTAACTGTTGATGTACCAGTTTGACCTATAGTAATATTTATTTTTGAAGAAGTGGTTTTAGTTATAATCTTATTTAACACTAATTTTGCAGTACCATTAACTGAGTTATATATGTTATCTGCAGTATACACAGCAGTTATAGTATAAGTTCCTGCATTAAGAACTGATAATCTATTGCTGAGTGAAGCTATTCCATTTGAAACCTTTGCAAATCCCATACTTGTTCCATTTACATAGAATTGTACTCGACCTATATTTAATTTATTACCTACCACATCTAATACTGTAGCATTAAATATTACAACATTACCTGTTGTTGTATTGATTGATTTTACAGATATTTTTGTTGAAATATATTTCATTGTAGTATTTAATGTAGCATTAGCACTGTTATAAATATTAGTTGCATTTATTCCAGTACAACTAGCCATTGTTAAAAGATTAGCATTATATATTGCTCCACCTTGTTTTGCACTATTTTCATTGAATTTAGAACTTGATAATGCAGAGGTGTTTTTATTATATATTGCTCCACCATATGTAGCCGTGTTATTTCTAAATGTATTTCCAGGCATTTCACATAAACCATTATTATATATTGCTCCACCTAGAGATGTTGCACTATTTTTAATCATGGAATTATATATGATAATTGCAGTTTTTTCATTATCTACTGCTCCACCATTTTTACTTGCAGAATTTCCTGTAAGATTATTATTTCTAAGATATAATGTTCCAATATTATATATTGCTCCACCATTCTTACTTGCACTGTTATATGTTAGTATATTGTTATCTGTTATGTTTGTAGTATTATTAGAATATAAGAATCCACCATATTGTGCTTTGTTTGTTGTTGCATTATTTGCTTTTACAACTACTATTCCTTTGTTTGCAATTGCACCACCAGTTTGGGAAGCATTATTTTCTCGGATTATATTTTTCTCAATGAGTGCATATTCTCCATTATGTATTGCTCCACCATATTTACCTCTATTTTGTTTAAGAGTGTTTCCAGTGATTGTTGCATTACCATTATTAGTAATTGCTCCTCCAAGTTGTCCTGCTGTGTTTAATGCCATTCTATTGTTCATTATTGTTATGTTTCTTGCATTATGTACTGCTCCACTCCATTGAGTTGCAGTGTTTTGTGTGAAGTTATTGTTTCTAAGATACATTACTCCATAGTTATATATTGCTCCACCATTTTTAGTTACATGGTTTGCTATAAAGTAATTATTATCTGTTATTGTTGAATTTCCCATTGAATATAATGCTGCACCAAAGTTTGCATTATTATTGATAAATGTATTGTTTTTAAGTATTATTGTTCCTTTGTTGTATAATGCTGCTCCTGTTGTTGAATTTGCATTTGTAAATACTATGTTTTTTATTGTTATGTTATATTTATTAGTTATAAGTAGTATTCTTGTCTTGTTTTGTCCATCAAAGGTTATTGTTTTTCCATATATTCCAATTATTGAAAATATTGTTGCTCCACTTTTTACTGTGGTATTGTCAATTGTTAGTTGATTATTAAACTTGTATGTATCACTATTTGCATTATTGTTTGTTACTAATTGTATTGTTCCATTGTTTGTTATATGTGATAATGCTTGTTCAAGTGTTGTTGCATTATTTATTGTTTTACCATCACCTGTACCATTACTGGTTACATATATTATGTCACTTGTATCTTTGGATAATGTTTTTTGATTATTTGATGATTTGATATTTGTTATATTTTCATTAGTTATTGATTTCATATTTTGAACTTCATTAACAGTACTTTGTGTTTGAACACTTACTGAACTGTCTTGAACATCATTCATATCATCACTAGAAGAATTTGTTGCTGAGATTGCTCCTACTGAAGTTAATATAAATAATATCAATAATGAAGTTAAAATAAGATGTTTTTTATTAAAAATAATCTTTTCCTCCATTTTTATAAATAAATACATTATTCATAATAGATATTATTAAAATAATGAATAAAAACAAATTATTCTAGTATATATTTATTTAAATTAAACTTTATAAAGTTTTATAAAAAATGGAACATGTTGTGATAAATAGGAAAGATAGGTTATTAGAATACTAAATCAAGTATAATGAAATTAAAAATAAAAAAAAGAAGGGGAGTATATTATTTATAATTAA encodes:
- a CDS encoding flavodoxin produces the protein MSKPLIIYYSRNGENYSNGEIINLPIGNAERITNYIQEKTGADTFKVETIQEYPKDYMKTTEIAEEELKNNARPELKKYLDNINEYDEIYICSPNWWETLPMAMFSQLEKLDFEQKTVKTVITHEGSEIGRVMRDIHKLCEGADIKKAIAIHGSNIDSEITKVDCLINE
- a CDS encoding carboxymuconolactone decarboxylase family protein; the encoded protein is MQLTSKAKENYEKFLQNYNSTLEETDPELAEILRNFIYDEVEENSLLPDRSKMLIILATLITNQSTKLYEIMLQSAVNIGIKAIEIKEVLYQTIPYAGLSKVYDFIDITNQVFDEIGIDIPLPGQSTTNHENRKQKGHNIQVDYFGEENINTMNENTPNGQKHFNDYLEGFCFGDFYTRTGLTDQDRELITFTILLSLRGCENQLRGHTAANLTVGNDKQTLIYAITTLMPYIGFPRTLNALAIVNEICNGEDKLCQNH
- a CDS encoding Ig-like domain-containing protein gives rise to the protein MILFILTSVGAISATNSSSDDMNDVQDSSVSVQTQSTVNEVQNMKSITNENITNIKSSNNQKTLSKDTSDIIYVTSNGTGDGKTINNATTLEQALSHITNNGTIQLVTNNNANSDTYKFNNQLTIDNTTVKSGATIFSIIGIYGKTITFDGQNKTRILLITNKYNITIKNIVFTNANSTTGAALYNKGTIILKNNTFINNNANFGAALYSMGNSTITDNNYFIANHVTKNGGAIYNYGVMYLRNNNFTQNTATQWSGAVHNARNITIMNNRMALNTAGQLGGAITNNGNATITGNTLKQNRGKYGGAIHNGEYALIEKNIIRENNASQTGGAIANKGIVVVKANNATTNKAQYGGFLYSNNTTNITDNNILTYNSASKNGGAIYNIGTLYLRNNNLTGNSASKNGGAVDNEKTAIIIYNSMIKNSATSLGGAIYNNGLCEMPGNTFRNNTATYGGAIYNKNTSALSSSKFNENSAKQGGAIYNANLLTMASCTGINATNIYNSANATLNTTMKYISTKISVKSINTTTGNVVIFNATVLDVVGNKLNIGRVQFYVNGTSMGFAKVSNGIASLSNRLSVLNAGTYTITAVYTADNIYNSVNGTAKLVLNKIITKTTSSKINITIGQTGTSTVNVTDNNGKAVGTGSVTVSVNNAVIGTYNLTNGSVKFTYKPANTFANSNITLKVVYNGNGAYNRSTYTGSITVKGLNEVYVSKNGNNSNIGSKSSPYKTIGYALSHVAINGTVYVTAGTYYENNLTTTRSVNITGLSNPNSVILSGSNKKGYLFANNGNESTVNIRNITFTNSTTASSLTGTVSSIGVIYVDNCVFDNLKANESLSASAIYATGYLVMYNTTIRNNKMYKTSDSTIINTGNNIVLVDIKFINNAASGNNAGGTALYLINSNTTVYNCTFINNTATGVNATGGAIKKVSGNLSLNNNTFINNTVSGTGYVFGGAVANFNGQLYVLNTTFNSNSAKSTNSVAGAGALYNQNTILLVYNSTFRSNTATGKNTYGGATYNYITYASYVNSVFTANKATSTGMSIGGAVYFYSGTLTSSYTRFTNNLAKGKTVYGGAFYFEGSSLNITKAVFTSNVANSTNSSAGGAMMIDANATITNSNFTSNHAIGTYNGGGAIVTVGNLTANKNNFISNVASAAGSAISNGGTIKSINGNYWGSTSPSWTSLLYNMNKPSSYSKTKLSN